The following are encoded together in the Apus apus isolate bApuApu2 chromosome 7, bApuApu2.pri.cur, whole genome shotgun sequence genome:
- the CDC20 gene encoding cell division cycle protein 20 homolog, whose amino-acid sequence MQRRRRPGRAAAAAPRAPRTPPSSAMAQFVFESDLHGLLKLDTPIPNAPPARWQRKAKESGGPAPSPAAALSPMKPANRSHSSSKTPSRTPGKSGSKIQNTPTKAGGDRYIPNRSTMQMEMANFLLTKENDPAEESPTKKEQQKAWAVNLNGFDIEEAKILRLSGKPQNAPEGYQNNLKVLYSQKLTPGSSRKNGRYIPSMPDRILDAPEIRNDYYLNLIDWSSQNFLAVALDNSVYLWNHTSGEIIQLLQMDHPDDYVSSVSWIKEGNYLAVGTSNAEVQLWDIQQQKRLRNMTSHSSRVGSLSWNSYILSSGARTGHIHHHDVRVAEHHVATLAGHTQEVCGLKWSLDGRYLASGGNDNLVNIWPCTQGDGGDFAPVQTFTQHQGAVKAVAWCPWQSNVLATGGGTSDRHIRIWNVCSGTCLSAVDAHSQVCSILWSTNYKEFISGHGFAQNQLVVWKYPTMAKVTELRGHTARVLNLTMSPDGATVASAAADETLRLWRCFEMDPIKKKEKEKANSAKSSIIHQGIR is encoded by the exons ATGCAGCGGCGGAGGCGGCCCGGGCGAGCTGCGGCCGCGGCACCGAG GGCCCCGCGGACGCCGCCCAGCAGCGCCATGGCGCAGTTCGTCTTCGAGTCGGACCTGCACGGGCTGCTGAAGCTGGACACGCCGATCCCCAACGCGCCGCCCGCGCGGTGGCAGCGCAAGGCCAAGGAGAGCGGCGGCCCcgcgcccagccccgccgccgccctgTCGCCCATGAAGCCGGCCAATCgctcccacagctccagcaagACGCCGTCCAGAACACCCG GTAAATCTGGATCCAAAATCCAGAACACTCCAACAAAGGCTGGAGGAGATCGCTATATTCCCAACCGCAGCACTATGCAGATGGAGATGGCCAATTTCCTCCTAACCAAAGAGAATGACCCTGCTGAGGAGTCACCTACCAAGAAG GAGCAACAGAAAGCCTGGGCAGTGAATCTGAATGGTTTCGATATAGAAGAGGCAAAGATCCTCCGCCTCAGTGGAAAGCCACAGAATGCTCCAGAAG GCTATCAGAACAACCTGAAAGTGCTCTACAGTCAGAAGCTGACACCGGGATCCAGCAGGAAGAATGGCAGATATATTCCTTCAATGCCAGATCGGATCCTGGACGCACCAGAGATTCGCAATGACTACT ATTTGAATCTCATTGACTGGAGCTCTCAGAACTTCCTGGCAGTGGCTCTGGACAACTCTGTCTATCTATGGAACCACACCTCTGGGGAGATAATCCAGCTTTTGCAGATGGACCATCCAGATGATTACGTTTCTTCTGTGTCATGGATTAAAGAAGGAAACTACCTTGCTGTTGGCACAAGTAATGCTGAGGTCCAG CTATGGGACATACAGCAGCAGAAACGTCTCCGCAATATGACCAGCCATTCTTCCCGTGTGGGgtccctcagctggaacagctACATCCTCTCCAG TGGGGCACGAACTGGCCACATCCACCACCATGATGTCAGAGTGGCTGAGCATCATGTGGCCACACTTGCTGGCCACACGCAAGAGGTGTGTGGACTCAAGTGGTCTCTAGACGGCCGCTACCTGGCCAGTGGTGGCAATGACAACCTGGTGAACATCTGGCCGTGCACCCAAGGGGATGGTGGAGACTTTGCTCCTGTACAGACTTTCACTCAGCACCAGGGTGCAGTCAAG GCTGTGGCGTGGTGTCCATGGCAGTCCAATGTTCTTGCCACTGGAGGTGGGACTAGTGACAGGCACATCCGCATCTGGAATGTTTGTTCTGGCACCTGCCTCAGTGCTGTTGATGCCCATTCACAG GTCTGTTCTATCCTGTGGTCAACAAACTACAAGGAGTTCATTTCAGGCCATGGCTTTGCACAGAATCAGCTGGTTGTATGGAAGTATCCAACGATGGCCAAGGTTACTGAGCTGCGAG GTCACACTGCCAGAGTCTTGAACCTGACTATGAGCCCTGATGGTGCAACAGTggcctcagcagctgctgatgaAACACTGCGGCTCTGGCGCTGTTTTGAGATGGACCCTAtaaagaagaaggagaaagagaaggcaaatAGTGCCAAAAGCAGCATCATTCACCAAGGAATCCGATGA